A genome region from Skermanella rosea includes the following:
- a CDS encoding type IV secretory system conjugative DNA transfer family protein, with protein sequence MTLRDKLVGTASVLGIAAATWGPTYWLASRFGFHSALGGWKPFGVPVYWPGQLVAWAGQWGQVHQTPFAIAGGTMLAGLTLSLLLARLGRAGGCASPPPEFGAGTWGTLKDAKRAGLLDDRGVVLGKLDGRLLTHHGAEAVLVSGASRSGKGRGTVVPTLLSHPGSAFILDTKEELFFGTENEEYRFEGTSGWRSTFSHCIYFNPLDRRSARFNPLFEVRKGEDEVGDAQAIAAILTDPAGVRDEPDIWDRATREFYTGLILHQLYAAPDPEKTLAGVRRQLVRPMEHLSWEMRNTRHLGDRPHPVVQRAAQALLERAKGNDRYLSSVLATADSHLSLFDNPVVEWTTQTSQWSMGDVMCSDHPVSVYLSMPASDEETLIVLLRVMMKQFLTVNMRHLSRDNRGRKKKHDCLIVADEFPALKRMKSYELLMKRFAQYGVKSFKTVQSFNDIDAAYTRYNTIRENCHVTVIFASADPTTQKQLSGMLGKDTEYRQMENLQGSRFGVMLGNKSIVTNEVHRDIVSPGDVRELEPEYEYLLVTGHPKFRAKKVRYDEEPVFRDRLLPAAGVGDGAGNYPDLPGKVAGKVGIGWLGMRASCPPMPRQADPKKPPEDAPTRKRPGTTKEPRGAPRDLPDPPDGAAEPGAPPAETVVPGARLRRKRTLAIKGDGA encoded by the coding sequence ATGACACTGAGGGACAAGCTGGTCGGCACGGCCAGCGTCCTGGGGATCGCCGCGGCGACCTGGGGGCCGACATACTGGCTGGCGTCGCGGTTCGGTTTCCATTCGGCGCTGGGCGGCTGGAAGCCGTTCGGGGTGCCGGTGTACTGGCCCGGGCAGTTGGTGGCCTGGGCCGGCCAGTGGGGCCAAGTCCACCAGACGCCCTTCGCGATAGCCGGCGGGACGATGCTGGCCGGGCTGACACTCAGCCTGCTGCTGGCCCGCCTGGGAAGGGCGGGTGGTTGCGCATCCCCGCCGCCGGAATTCGGCGCCGGCACCTGGGGCACGCTGAAGGATGCGAAGCGCGCCGGGCTCCTTGATGACAGGGGCGTGGTCCTGGGCAAGCTGGACGGCCGACTGCTGACCCATCACGGGGCGGAAGCGGTGCTGGTGTCGGGCGCCAGCCGGTCGGGCAAGGGGCGCGGCACGGTGGTTCCGACCCTGCTGTCGCACCCGGGGTCGGCGTTCATCCTGGACACCAAGGAGGAGCTGTTCTTCGGGACGGAGAACGAGGAGTACAGGTTCGAGGGCACCAGCGGCTGGCGCAGCACCTTCTCCCACTGCATCTACTTCAATCCTTTGGACAGGCGGTCGGCGCGGTTCAACCCGCTGTTCGAGGTCCGCAAGGGCGAGGACGAGGTCGGGGATGCCCAGGCCATCGCGGCGATCCTGACCGATCCTGCCGGGGTTCGCGACGAGCCGGACATCTGGGACCGGGCGACGCGCGAGTTCTACACCGGCCTGATCCTGCACCAGCTCTACGCGGCACCGGACCCGGAGAAGACCCTGGCGGGCGTCCGCCGGCAGCTCGTCCGGCCGATGGAGCACCTGTCCTGGGAGATGCGGAACACCCGGCACCTGGGCGATCGTCCGCATCCCGTCGTCCAGCGGGCGGCACAGGCGCTGCTGGAGCGGGCGAAGGGGAATGACCGCTACCTCTCGTCGGTCCTGGCGACCGCGGACTCGCACCTGAGCCTGTTCGACAACCCCGTCGTGGAATGGACCACGCAGACGTCGCAGTGGTCCATGGGCGACGTCATGTGCAGTGATCACCCGGTTTCGGTCTACCTGTCCATGCCGGCTTCGGACGAGGAGACATTGATCGTCCTGCTTCGGGTCATGATGAAGCAGTTCCTGACCGTGAACATGCGCCATCTCAGCCGGGACAACCGGGGGCGTAAGAAGAAGCACGACTGCCTGATCGTCGCGGACGAGTTCCCGGCGCTGAAGAGGATGAAAAGCTACGAGCTGCTGATGAAGCGGTTCGCCCAGTACGGGGTGAAGTCGTTCAAGACGGTCCAGAGCTTCAACGACATCGACGCGGCCTATACCCGCTACAACACGATCCGGGAGAACTGCCACGTCACCGTGATCTTCGCCTCCGCCGATCCGACGACGCAGAAGCAGCTGTCGGGGATGCTGGGGAAGGACACCGAGTACCGGCAGATGGAGAACCTCCAGGGGAGCCGGTTCGGGGTGATGCTCGGCAACAAGTCCATCGTCACCAACGAGGTCCATCGGGACATCGTGTCTCCCGGCGATGTGCGCGAGCTGGAGCCGGAATACGAGTACCTGCTGGTCACCGGCCATCCGAAGTTCAGGGCGAAGAAGGTCCGGTACGACGAGGAGCCGGTGTTCCGCGACCGCCTGCTGCCGGCGGCCGGGGTCGGCGACGGCGCGGGCAACTACCCCGACCTCCCCGGGAAGGTCGCCGGGAAGGTCGGGATCGGATGGCTTGGCATGCGGGCGTCCTGCCCGCCGATGCCCAGGCAGGCCGATCCGAAGAAGCCGCCGGAGGATGCACCGACAAGAAAGCGGCCGGGGACGACGAAGGAGCCCCGGGGGGCGCCCCGGGATCTCCCGGACCCGCCGGACGGGGCGGCGGAACCCGGGGCGCCGCCGGCCGAAACCGTCGTGCCGGGGGCCAGGCTGCGGCGGAAGAGAACCCTGGCGATCAAGGGAGACGGCGCATGA
- the trbB gene encoding P-type conjugative transfer ATPase TrbB has protein sequence MRNEIASGRTLAAYRRALGATIRGAMDDPNVVEVMLNPDGRIWVDRLTGGRACTGETMDPEDALQVIDLVADHVGETGIGWNRPLLSADLPETGERFQAILPPVSRAPMFTIRKKPPVVFTLADYVRDGIMTRRQADILEDAVDRRINIIVGGSTGSGKTTLLNALLALPGFTRHRILIGQDRDELQCSAPDMASLLAREMDPIVTVHDIIKAKMRLRPDRIVIGEVREGAPCLAMLKAWNTGHPGGLGTIHADSAAEIFDRLEELVGEVTACPQHRLIMRSVKMAVFIERTEEGVRRVTEIRKPTGYRDGEFQTERIA, from the coding sequence ATGAGGAACGAGATCGCGTCCGGCCGGACGCTGGCGGCCTACCGGCGCGCGCTGGGTGCCACGATCCGCGGCGCCATGGATGATCCCAACGTGGTCGAGGTCATGCTGAACCCGGATGGAAGGATCTGGGTGGACCGGTTGACCGGCGGCAGGGCGTGCACGGGCGAGACGATGGACCCGGAGGACGCGCTCCAGGTGATCGACCTGGTGGCCGACCATGTCGGCGAGACCGGGATCGGCTGGAACCGGCCGCTCCTGTCGGCCGACCTTCCCGAGACGGGAGAGCGTTTCCAGGCCATTCTGCCGCCGGTCTCGCGGGCGCCGATGTTCACCATCCGGAAGAAGCCGCCGGTCGTGTTCACGCTGGCCGACTACGTGCGGGACGGCATCATGACCCGGCGGCAGGCCGATATCCTGGAGGATGCCGTCGACCGGCGCATCAACATCATCGTCGGGGGGTCGACCGGCAGCGGTAAGACGACGCTGCTGAACGCGCTGCTGGCGCTTCCCGGGTTCACCCGGCACCGCATCCTGATCGGTCAGGACCGGGATGAGCTTCAGTGCTCGGCGCCGGACATGGCATCCCTGCTGGCGCGCGAGATGGATCCCATCGTCACCGTGCACGACATCATCAAGGCCAAGATGCGGTTGCGCCCGGACCGGATCGTGATCGGGGAAGTCCGGGAAGGGGCACCCTGCCTGGCGATGCTGAAGGCCTGGAACACCGGACACCCCGGCGGTCTGGGAACCATCCATGCCGACAGCGCCGCGGAGATCTTCGACCGGCTGGAGGAGCTTGTCGGAGAAGTCACCGCCTGTCCCCAGCACCGCCTGATCATGCGATCCGTCAAAATGGCCGTGTTCATCGAGCGGACAGAGGAAGGCGTGCGGCGGGTGACCGAGATCCGAAAGCCGACCGGGTATAGGGACGGGGAATTCCAGACCGAGCGCATTGCCTGA
- a CDS encoding TrbC/VirB2 family protein has translation MNVRRNALAVRTFALSGLALMASAPARAAGGGMPWEDPLSQVANSITGPVAGSIIAIAIVASGLTMAFAAGQGMRTFAGIIFAGSIVGVGLLFFMGLFGLTAGMVF, from the coding sequence ATGAACGTTCGCAGAAACGCTCTCGCTGTCAGGACCTTCGCGCTGTCGGGACTGGCTTTGATGGCATCGGCTCCCGCCCGGGCTGCCGGCGGCGGCATGCCCTGGGAAGACCCGCTGTCGCAGGTCGCGAACTCGATCACCGGGCCGGTCGCGGGGTCGATCATCGCCATCGCCATCGTGGCATCGGGTCTGACGATGGCGTTCGCCGCGGGCCAGGGCATGCGGACCTTCGCCGGTATCATCTTCGCCGGATCGATCGTCGGGGTCGGCCTGCTGTTCTTCATGGGCCTGTTCGGCCTGACCGCCGGAATGGTGTTCTGA
- a CDS encoding VirB3 family type IV secretion system protein has product MAGDDVPGFRITLHQSLLEPVTIKGVARIPAILIGTVGALLVFSLHKVTGGVLLTVGLWTVARHLTGIDPHMFDFITRRARARLPFLGG; this is encoded by the coding sequence ATGGCGGGCGACGACGTTCCAGGGTTCCGGATCACCCTCCATCAGAGCCTGCTGGAGCCGGTGACGATCAAGGGGGTGGCGCGCATTCCCGCCATCCTGATCGGGACCGTGGGGGCCCTGCTGGTCTTCTCGCTTCACAAGGTGACCGGCGGCGTGCTGCTGACCGTGGGGCTCTGGACCGTCGCCCGCCACCTCACCGGGATCGACCCGCACATGTTCGACTTCATCACGCGCCGGGCTCGGGCGCGCCTACCCTTCCTGGGGGGCTAG
- a CDS encoding VirB4 family type IV secretion/conjugal transfer ATPase, whose product MLNLKEYREQPRSLADYLPYVALPFGQYPFVMAQKDGSLLALIRYRGPDLESTTTSVLVNYYAGLGTMLKHLGDRWAVHLIADRFYTSEYPDADWPCHAAALFDLERRNLVQGSGRQLESDYVLALTYLPPGDASSRLEGLLIEGEDGEREGSGIEQVDYFAHRVNEVGDMLRAFMPLARLLRDDDLLTFLHHPLGLERHQVAMPEVPMFLDSLLAEQPVWPGMRVGIGYTEDAGGTPRPERYLVTVGVRGYPSSTHAGMLDDLNSLGFEYRWSTRAITLGPQQSLRAVQTRVNRWGSQRKGLMTLIAEHVLREPSERVNHEAVARHADALAALQEVAEGLVSMAYVTPTITVWHENLGQALDNAKKVVGLLTAKHFIARVETFNAFEAWLGSLPGSCYANVRQPLVNTMNLAHLAPLSAVWAGESWNGELNGPALMRVITEGNTPFHFNFHHDDVGHSVIYGPTGAGKSVLLSSVALQCLRYPGARVYAFDKDRSIRLTTLCAGGRFHDIGAQGGTLGFQPLACIDAPAEVTWATEWLYDLFGKAGLELTPEQRNHAAEKLASLATSPVGERSLTVLRARLGDRDLKDALKPFCVGGAFGHLLDGDRDTLHLGRWQAFEMGSLLKQPSAAVPVMTYLFHRIEESLDGSPTLLIIDEGWRFLDDTTFAKKIEDWLLTLRKKKVAVIFTTQTISSIAKSKVAPIIWDNCLTRIYLPNAAANDPQTRGYYSAQGLNDRQVNLIANARRKRQYYYSSASGNRLFELGLGELGLALVGSSDPDDHKLADSLLASCGADVFLPAFLRAKGMDWAADMVDPNGVTRHLIPQAAE is encoded by the coding sequence ATGCTCAATCTGAAAGAGTACCGCGAGCAGCCCAGGTCCCTGGCGGACTATCTGCCCTACGTGGCGCTGCCGTTCGGGCAGTACCCGTTCGTGATGGCGCAGAAGGACGGCAGCCTGCTCGCCCTGATCCGCTATCGCGGGCCGGACCTGGAGAGCACGACCACCTCCGTCCTGGTGAACTACTACGCCGGCCTGGGCACGATGCTGAAGCACCTGGGGGACCGCTGGGCGGTTCACCTGATCGCGGATCGCTTCTACACGTCGGAGTACCCGGATGCCGATTGGCCCTGCCACGCGGCGGCCCTGTTCGATCTGGAGCGTCGGAACCTTGTCCAGGGCAGCGGCCGTCAGCTTGAGTCCGACTACGTCCTGGCCCTGACCTACCTGCCGCCGGGCGATGCGTCCAGCCGGCTGGAAGGCCTGCTGATCGAAGGGGAAGACGGCGAGCGCGAAGGCTCCGGCATCGAACAGGTCGACTACTTCGCCCATCGCGTCAACGAGGTCGGCGACATGCTGCGCGCCTTCATGCCCCTCGCGCGCCTCCTTCGGGACGATGATCTGCTGACCTTCCTGCACCATCCCCTGGGGCTGGAGCGGCACCAGGTGGCGATGCCCGAGGTCCCGATGTTCCTGGACTCGCTCCTGGCGGAACAGCCGGTGTGGCCCGGCATGCGGGTCGGGATCGGCTACACCGAGGACGCCGGCGGCACGCCCCGGCCGGAACGGTACCTGGTCACCGTGGGGGTTCGGGGATACCCATCCTCGACCCACGCCGGGATGCTCGATGACCTGAACAGCCTGGGCTTCGAGTACCGGTGGAGCACGCGCGCGATCACGCTCGGTCCTCAGCAGTCGCTGCGGGCCGTTCAGACGCGGGTGAACCGGTGGGGCAGCCAGCGCAAGGGCCTCATGACCCTGATCGCCGAACACGTCCTCAGGGAGCCCAGCGAGCGGGTGAACCACGAGGCGGTCGCCAGGCACGCCGACGCCCTCGCGGCGTTGCAGGAAGTCGCGGAAGGGCTGGTGTCGATGGCCTACGTCACCCCGACGATCACGGTGTGGCACGAGAACCTGGGCCAGGCCCTGGACAACGCCAAGAAGGTGGTCGGCCTGCTGACGGCGAAGCACTTCATAGCCAGGGTCGAGACGTTCAACGCCTTCGAGGCGTGGCTCGGCAGCCTGCCCGGGAGCTGCTACGCCAACGTGCGCCAGCCGCTGGTCAACACCATGAACCTCGCCCACCTGGCCCCGCTGTCGGCGGTGTGGGCCGGCGAGTCCTGGAACGGCGAGCTGAACGGCCCGGCGCTGATGCGGGTGATCACCGAAGGCAACACGCCGTTCCACTTCAACTTCCACCACGACGACGTCGGGCACTCGGTCATCTACGGCCCTACCGGCGCCGGAAAGTCGGTACTGCTGTCCTCGGTGGCGTTGCAGTGCCTGCGTTATCCGGGGGCGCGGGTCTACGCCTTCGACAAGGACAGGTCCATCCGGCTGACGACGCTGTGTGCCGGCGGCCGGTTCCACGATATCGGCGCCCAGGGTGGGACGCTGGGGTTTCAGCCGCTCGCCTGCATCGACGCGCCTGCCGAAGTGACCTGGGCCACGGAGTGGCTGTACGACCTGTTCGGCAAAGCCGGGCTGGAGCTGACCCCGGAGCAGAGGAACCACGCCGCCGAGAAGCTGGCGAGCCTGGCGACCAGTCCGGTCGGGGAGCGCAGCCTGACCGTGCTCCGGGCGCGGCTGGGCGACCGGGACCTGAAGGATGCCCTGAAGCCCTTCTGCGTGGGCGGAGCGTTCGGGCATCTCCTCGACGGCGACCGCGATACCCTTCACCTGGGCCGCTGGCAGGCCTTCGAGATGGGCTCGCTGCTCAAGCAGCCGAGTGCCGCGGTGCCGGTGATGACCTACCTGTTCCACCGGATCGAGGAGTCCCTGGACGGGTCTCCGACCCTGCTGATCATCGACGAGGGGTGGCGTTTTCTGGATGACACGACCTTCGCGAAGAAGATCGAGGACTGGCTGCTGACCTTGAGGAAAAAGAAGGTCGCAGTAATCTTCACGACGCAGACGATCTCCAGCATCGCCAAGAGCAAGGTTGCCCCGATCATCTGGGACAACTGCCTGACCCGGATCTACCTGCCCAACGCCGCGGCGAACGACCCCCAGACCAGAGGCTATTACTCGGCGCAGGGCCTGAACGACCGGCAGGTCAACCTGATCGCGAACGCCCGGCGCAAGCGCCAATACTATTACTCGTCGGCTTCGGGAAACCGACTGTTCGAACTGGGGCTCGGCGAACTCGGCCTGGCGCTGGTCGGGTCGAGTGACCCTGACGACCACAAGCTCGCGGACAGCCTGCTCGCGTCGTGCGGCGCGGACGTTTTCCTGCCGGCGTTCCTGCGCGCCAAAGGCATGGACTGGGCGGCCGACATGGTCGACCCCAACGGCGTGACCCGACACCTCATCCCCCAGGCGGCGGAGTAA
- the trbL gene encoding P-type conjugative transfer protein TrbL, with amino-acid sequence MNTGVADRLLDAYIAIGDAAVQAIRPDVMFVLITLAVIGLTWAHLRNALTLRESPINLLILQLMMVGFFVWLLENWPGLMRALMGGMVQLGLKAGGNAMTPDQFLHPSEIASAGIRIAAPLIDAVGFWGWLTGTNILMALSMIIVVFAFFIMSLQVLVAIIEFKLGVVWCFFMVALGILKGTAFASEKALGYVFASGIKLFALATVVSVGSVLMTTMGTVADPTAPTYNEALGMAFGSLVLAALAWFIPSKVAGVIGGGPSLGAGAAVGTMAAIGATAAVAAVGGAAVAKAASGTGALRAATTGGATRGGLPPMGGVAPGGGGGDAPGGNRGGLSWQMRANPVMASSALEAIDRTERAHAATLGKINSGMSFKAPETAEHERAQAYRGLAWDIGSQMQESNPELSQRIEGELNRIEAMKMDLAKAGVSPAVNSATLAEEYRNVTMRALNLDGGGGFDTPSLSTSLTPEGRSRNAALASSLGVGNLIRAEAAKGRTTRQIAEGLGDRLSPVNRMAERIGQGSDANLHRMAVVQAYKDEHGIPNPTDAGFRSWAASEKKTQAAAATQAPAQPARSDAPSWARNPGYGASSNLLKIPASLNAIVPRGAERSAGMTASNTGARE; translated from the coding sequence ATGAACACCGGCGTGGCCGACCGGTTGCTCGACGCCTACATCGCCATCGGGGATGCGGCGGTCCAGGCGATCCGTCCCGACGTGATGTTCGTCCTGATCACCCTGGCGGTGATCGGCCTGACGTGGGCGCATCTGCGCAATGCCCTGACCCTGCGGGAAAGCCCGATCAACCTGCTGATCCTGCAGCTCATGATGGTCGGTTTCTTCGTGTGGCTGCTGGAGAACTGGCCCGGCCTGATGAGGGCGCTGATGGGCGGCATGGTCCAGCTCGGCCTGAAGGCCGGCGGCAACGCCATGACGCCCGACCAGTTCCTCCATCCGAGCGAGATCGCATCCGCGGGCATCCGCATCGCCGCACCCCTGATCGATGCCGTGGGCTTCTGGGGGTGGCTGACCGGGACCAACATCCTCATGGCCCTGAGCATGATCATCGTGGTCTTCGCCTTCTTCATCATGTCGCTGCAGGTCCTGGTCGCGATCATCGAGTTCAAGCTCGGCGTCGTGTGGTGCTTCTTCATGGTGGCGCTGGGGATCCTCAAGGGCACGGCGTTCGCCAGCGAGAAGGCACTGGGATACGTTTTCGCCTCCGGGATCAAGCTGTTCGCCCTGGCCACCGTCGTATCGGTCGGATCGGTCCTGATGACGACGATGGGCACGGTCGCAGACCCGACCGCCCCAACCTATAACGAGGCCCTGGGCATGGCGTTCGGATCGCTGGTGCTGGCTGCCCTGGCGTGGTTCATCCCCTCCAAGGTGGCGGGTGTGATCGGCGGGGGACCCTCCCTGGGTGCCGGCGCCGCCGTGGGCACGATGGCGGCGATCGGGGCGACCGCTGCGGTGGCCGCGGTCGGTGGTGCTGCCGTCGCGAAAGCCGCTTCGGGAACCGGTGCGCTGCGCGCTGCCACGACCGGAGGGGCGACACGCGGCGGACTGCCTCCGATGGGTGGCGTTGCCCCTGGAGGCGGCGGTGGGGATGCTCCCGGCGGCAATCGTGGTGGTCTGTCTTGGCAGATGAGGGCAAACCCCGTGATGGCGTCCTCCGCCCTGGAGGCCATCGACCGCACGGAGCGGGCGCATGCCGCGACCCTGGGGAAGATCAACAGCGGGATGAGCTTCAAGGCACCGGAAACCGCGGAGCACGAACGGGCACAGGCTTACCGCGGCCTGGCCTGGGACATCGGCAGCCAGATGCAGGAGAGCAATCCGGAGCTGTCCCAGAGGATCGAGGGCGAATTGAACCGGATCGAGGCGATGAAGATGGATCTCGCCAAGGCCGGTGTCTCTCCTGCCGTGAACAGCGCCACCCTGGCGGAGGAGTACCGCAACGTCACGATGCGGGCGCTGAACCTGGACGGCGGCGGCGGTTTCGACACCCCGTCGCTCTCTACCTCGCTGACGCCCGAGGGACGGTCCCGGAATGCCGCCCTGGCGTCCAGCCTGGGCGTCGGAAACCTCATCCGGGCGGAGGCGGCGAAGGGCAGGACGACGCGCCAGATCGCCGAGGGATTGGGCGACCGCCTGTCCCCGGTGAATAGGATGGCGGAGCGGATCGGCCAGGGCAGCGACGCCAACCTGCACCGCATGGCCGTGGTCCAGGCGTACAAGGATGAGCACGGCATCCCCAACCCGACCGATGCCGGCTTCAGGTCCTGGGCAGCCTCGGAAAAGAAGACGCAGGCTGCTGCGGCGACGCAAGCTCCCGCACAGCCGGCCCGCTCCGATGCTCCCTCCTGGGCCAGGAACCCGGGTTATGGTGCTTCATCGAACCTCTTGAAGATCCCGGCCAGCCTCAACGCGATCGTCCCGCGGGGTGCCGAGAGAAGCGCCGGGATGACTGCCAGCAACACAGGAGCACGGGAATGA
- the trbF gene encoding conjugal transfer protein TrbF: protein MMFNPFKAASDAAGKAMGGHDFRSDKVEDYGAGYPVLTPFQRARQEWDDRIGAPVVRAKNWRLAAFGSTAVSLVLAGALIYKLFVAPLDLWAIPVDESGIVVGPAQRFAVQRYEPTRAQVAADLARWIEWVRTRPADGVKLRADIEKAYDFMDDTAKRKLNEYNARFDPFATYNTPDRMSKKTVTMSFPKVLPMEGSSYHATWTETVWEHGQPRPSYTMTATFTATATGQTDSTLLNINPAGTTIHDFDWRSDTAP, encoded by the coding sequence ATGATGTTCAACCCGTTCAAGGCGGCGTCCGACGCGGCGGGAAAGGCCATGGGAGGCCATGATTTCCGGTCCGACAAGGTCGAGGACTATGGCGCCGGATATCCTGTCCTGACGCCGTTCCAGCGGGCCCGCCAGGAATGGGATGATCGGATCGGAGCGCCGGTCGTGCGGGCGAAGAACTGGAGGCTGGCGGCTTTCGGCTCGACCGCCGTCAGCCTGGTCCTGGCCGGTGCGCTGATCTACAAGCTGTTCGTCGCCCCGCTCGACCTGTGGGCGATCCCCGTGGACGAGAGCGGCATCGTCGTCGGCCCGGCACAGCGTTTCGCCGTCCAGCGCTACGAGCCGACGCGCGCCCAGGTCGCGGCCGACCTTGCCCGGTGGATCGAGTGGGTGCGGACACGCCCCGCGGACGGCGTGAAGCTGAGGGCCGACATCGAGAAAGCCTACGATTTCATGGACGATACCGCGAAGCGGAAGCTCAATGAGTACAATGCCCGGTTCGACCCGTTCGCGACCTACAACACCCCGGACAGGATGTCGAAGAAGACCGTCACCATGTCGTTCCCGAAAGTCCTGCCCATGGAGGGGAGCAGCTACCACGCGACCTGGACCGAGACCGTCTGGGAACACGGCCAGCCGCGCCCGTCCTACACCATGACGGCGACCTTCACGGCGACCGCGACGGGACAGACCGACAGTACCCTGCTCAACATCAATCCCGCCGGCACGACGATCCACGATTTCGATTGGCGCAGCGACACCGCGCCCTGA
- a CDS encoding TrbG/VirB9 family P-type conjugative transfer protein has translation MKRLAAVALPALLAACATTREEPATHLVPVLPEPPVQVVEKVVPVLVTPAPVIREKPRKQDPVAATRRANARAMEMPRAERFIGSTLEYPLVPGAVYNVLTAVNDITAIEIPPGCRMVKKAPMLGDPSHESDDRAGATAEDMELANWVIAKTFHGTPRDPVSKVVVRPNKPGLRTSLLIDSDCGAFRYRLISTESSANATVRFRQEQPNMGMPEPPYADEREKTRPAVLSCTDTPISQVQYGYTVSGDKPAWRPADRDVFHNGSKLCIGMPGGLGDLETPSISRPAGGDAMTVHYRTSGRFIEIDQVVPVLNLTLGDDTVRLTLKR, from the coding sequence ATGAAAAGGCTTGCCGCCGTCGCCCTGCCGGCCCTCCTGGCGGCTTGTGCAACGACACGGGAGGAGCCGGCAACCCATCTGGTGCCGGTGCTGCCGGAACCGCCTGTCCAGGTCGTCGAGAAGGTCGTGCCGGTGCTGGTGACTCCCGCGCCGGTGATCAGGGAAAAGCCCCGCAAGCAGGACCCTGTCGCCGCGACACGCAGGGCCAACGCCAGGGCCATGGAGATGCCTCGGGCCGAGCGGTTCATCGGCTCGACGCTGGAGTATCCGCTGGTGCCGGGAGCGGTCTACAACGTGCTGACCGCTGTCAACGACATCACGGCGATCGAGATCCCGCCCGGCTGCCGGATGGTCAAGAAGGCGCCGATGCTGGGCGACCCGTCGCACGAGTCGGACGACCGGGCCGGTGCAACTGCGGAGGATATGGAGCTCGCGAACTGGGTCATCGCCAAGACGTTCCACGGCACGCCGCGCGATCCGGTCTCGAAGGTGGTCGTTCGTCCCAATAAGCCTGGGCTGCGCACATCCCTGCTGATCGACAGCGACTGCGGCGCCTTCCGGTACAGGCTGATCTCGACGGAGTCATCGGCAAACGCAACTGTCCGGTTTCGCCAGGAACAGCCCAACATGGGCATGCCTGAACCGCCCTATGCCGACGAGCGGGAAAAGACCCGCCCGGCGGTGCTGTCCTGCACCGACACGCCGATCTCCCAGGTCCAGTACGGCTACACGGTTTCGGGCGACAAGCCCGCCTGGAGACCGGCCGACCGGGACGTGTTCCACAACGGCTCGAAGCTCTGCATCGGCATGCCGGGTGGTCTGGGCGACCTGGAGACCCCGTCGATCTCCCGGCCTGCCGGCGGTGACGCGATGACCGTCCACTACCGCACGTCCGGCCGGTTCATCGAGATCGACCAGGTCGTCCCGGTGCTGAACCTGACGCTGGGCGACGACACCGTCCGCCTGACCCTGAAGCGCTAA